The Actinomycetota bacterium genome includes a region encoding these proteins:
- a CDS encoding lipoate--protein ligase, with amino-acid sequence MYIIDNNSDNAYFNIASEEYFLRNKNEDFFMLYINPPSIIIGKNQNTLAEINAEYVNKNNIAVVRRLSGGGAVYHCHGNLNFSFIITDKEESFMDFEKFTRPIVSVLGSMGVSAQLSGRNDILIDDKKISGNAQFKSRGRMIHHGTLLFSSDLSKLKKSLKANPLKFKDKATKSVKSRVANICDYLENPIDIHEFKKLVISGILETNKDCEIYALTEADKKSIERLVEEKYSTWEWNYGYSPKYNFSSEEKFSCGLIQSYLFIEDGLIKSIKFYGDFFGKHDISELESRLTGIKHDRKNIEEILSETDPGNYFAGIIPEELLKLLL; translated from the coding sequence ATGTATATTATAGACAATAATTCAGATAATGCTTATTTTAATATAGCTTCCGAGGAGTATTTTCTGAGAAATAAAAATGAAGATTTTTTCATGCTTTATATCAATCCTCCGAGCATAATAATCGGTAAAAACCAGAACACTCTTGCCGAGATAAATGCCGAATATGTAAATAAAAATAATATTGCGGTTGTGCGAAGACTGTCAGGAGGGGGCGCAGTATATCACTGTCACGGAAATCTTAATTTTTCCTTTATTATTACTGACAAAGAAGAAAGTTTTATGGATTTTGAGAAATTCACCCGACCGATAGTCTCTGTTCTGGGCAGTATGGGTGTCAGCGCACAGCTTAGCGGAAGAAATGATATTTTGATTGATGATAAGAAAATATCAGGAAATGCGCAATTTAAAAGCAGGGGCAGGATGATACATCATGGAACTCTTTTGTTTTCTTCCGATTTAAGCAAACTTAAAAAGTCTCTTAAAGCAAACCCGCTTAAATTCAAAGATAAAGCGACAAAATCAGTAAAAAGCAGGGTGGCCAATATATGTGATTATCTTGAAAATCCAATAGACATCCATGAATTTAAAAAACTGGTAATATCCGGAATACTTGAAACCAATAAGGATTGTGAAATTTATGCATTGACAGAAGCGGATAAAAAGTCGATTGAAAGACTTGTTGAAGAGAAATATTCTACCTGGGAATGGAATTATGGCTATTCACCAAAATATAATTTCAGCAGCGAAGAAAAATTTTCCTGCGGACTCATTCAGTCCTACCTTTTTATTGAAGACGGTCTGATAAAAAGCATAAAGTTTTATGGGGATTTTTTCGGAAAGCATGATATTTCAGAACTTGAAAGCAGGCTGACAGGAATAAAACATGACAGGAAAAACATTGAAGAAATATTATCAGAAACAGATCCGGGGAATTATTTTGCCGGCATTATTCCTGAAGAATTACTGAAATTACTATTATGA